The genomic interval ATATATATATATATATACTGGTCCTATATTAGCAGTATGCAAAGCAACGAGAACTACATTTGAAACTAATTTCTGGGGCTCAAGAATATGGGAGCATGTGGAAGTAATGACCCGAAATATTGCTATAGGTATTAAATCGGGAATTGGTTATGAATTTAAAGTAAACTCAAAAGGATTTGTATTTGCAGAATTACAAAATAACGCTCTTACTTATAGGCCTTCAAAACTAGAACTCAGAGAAACCTATCCCGGCAATTCAAAGACAACAGCATACTATCATAAAACTGTGAGCACTGCAAATCCGCAAAATATAATCAAATTGCCTTACCCTTTAACAGTTTTGGAATATTGCTTGGCTACAGAGCAACGCTATAACAAGAAAACTATATAATAGCCGAATAGCCCCATCAGCCGTATGGCTCCAAACCCCATCAGCCGGCGGCGGACCAAATCCTATATCTCTACCCTACTTCTCCAAAAACTTAGGAACTCTAAAGTAGTCACTGTCCTTTTTGGGGGCGTTCTTTAGTGCTTCGACATGGCTTATTTCTTCAATAATAATATCCTCACGCAATACATTCGTTTCATCACTCATATATATAAGTGGTTCCACACCTGTGGTATCTATTTCATTTAGCTTTTCGCAGAAGGCAGTTATTTGGCTTAAGTCTTTTTTTATATTTTCTTTATCGACTCCATTAAATTCGAGCCTAGCCAAGTGGGCTAGTTTGTCGATGGTTTCGTCTGTAATTTTCATATAAAATACTTATGCAGAGAATGAAGTGCCACAACCGCAAGTGCTCTTTGCATTGGGGTTGGTAAAAGTGAAACCGCGTGAATTCAATCCATCTTGCCAGTCTATCTCCATGCCTATTACATACATTTCGTGGCTGCGGTCCATCAATACTTTTAGTCCGGCCATTTCATATATGGTATCGGCAGCGGTTTGTTGATCGAAGGCTAAAAGGTAGCTCATGCCACTGCATCCGCCGCCTTTCACACCAATTCGTAAACCTTGGTCTTCGCCTACTTTATTTTCTGATTTCAGTTTATTTAACTGTTCTATAGCTCCTTCGGTAATAATAACAGGAGCTTTTTTAATTGTATCTGTGTCCATATTGATATCTGTAATTACTTTTGCAAAATTAAACACAAAAATCTATTATAATGTTCGTTCTGCAAAAATTAATCCGCCGCAGCGGATATCTCATATCACTGCTTGCCCTCAGTTCCATTTGTATATATTCCTGCACTTGCAATAAGGAAAAAGTAACCGAGTCGGTCACCATTAGTTTTGAGCCTAGCAAAGAAGCTGCAGTAGAGAGGGCTCTTACGGAGTTTACGTTCAAAAACTATAGCGAAAAAAAAGGTGCTGCGGTTTGGCATGCTTACGATTCAACGGTATTGGCTTCATTTGGCAGCAACGATTTTAACGACACGCTCACTTCTTTCCCCATCAAAGGTTTATATACATTGAACCAGAAGAAAATATTAATCAAACTATTCGCAACTGCTCCCACCGACTACGTGTGCGATGGTTGCCAACCCGTGGTGAGCATGTGTGTGCTGAAAGAAAAAGCTACCAACGAATATATAAAAGTAAAGCACCATTTCCTAAGCAGCAGCGGCAATTTGGGAAAGATGGGAAAACTAGAAGTTAGCATTGTTGGCGATACCATTGTCAATATCGACTTACCTTCGCTTGATGGGGTGAACAAATGGAGTTACCATTATAAAAATGGGTTAAGCCAAGGGGTGCCAGTAAATTAACCCTTTATCATCCCGACGAAGGTGGGATTTACAATGTTTAAATGTTAGTGCACGGTTTGGGAAGAAGAACATGTCTCTTACTTCGTCATGACAAATATGTTAAAAAGTACCCTGAACCATCGTCACAAAATCATCAAACAGATACCTGCTATCATGAGGTCCCGGATTAGCCTCGGGATGATACTGCACACTAAATGCTTTGTTATTGACCAAACGAATACCTTCAATAGTGTGGTCGTTAAGGTTTACATGCGTCACTTTAATATTGTCGTTTGCCGCCACATCTTCTGCTATCACAGAGAAACCGTGGTTTTGAGAAGTAATCTCACATTTTCCAGTTTCTATATTCTTTACTGGATGGTTGCCTCCCCTGTGCCCATTGAACATTTTAAATGTCTTAACACCTGCTGCTTCGGCCAATATTTGATGGCCCAAACAAATCCCGAATAAGGGAATTCCTGCACTCAATATTTGTTTCACTGTTTTCACCGCATAAGGCATTGCCGAAGGATCGCCAGGACCATTCGATATTTGAAAACCCTTGGGATTCCACTTCATCATTTCTTCAAAAGAAGTCTTTGCAGGAAATACACCCACATAGCAACCACGGCTTGTGAGCGAACGAATAATGTTTTGTTTTACTCCCAAATCGAGCAAAGCTATACGCATATTTGATGTTTCATCGCCCACAAAATATGGTTTGCTGGTAGTAACCATGCTCGACAACTCAAGTCCATTCATATCGGGCACAGCTTTTAACTGTTCCATCAGTTTGTTGGCATCACTTTCCTCACTACTAATAATGGCATTCATCGCACCTTTGTTTCTGATATAGTTAACCAACGATCGTGTATCAATACCACTAATGCCGACCAAATTATTATCGGCAAAATAGTCCTGTATATTTTGATCGGCCAATTTGCGTGCGTACGGTATATTAAAGTTACGGCATACCAGTCCAGCAATCTTAATTGTATCGCTCTCTATCTCCTTATCAGCTATCCCATAATTACCCACATGCACATTAGTGCTTACCAAAATTTGTTTGTAATAACTGGGGTCGGTAAATATTTCCTGATAACCAGTCATACTGGTATTGAAACATATCTCGCCTGTGGTAGTGCCGGTTTTGCCAATGGCGAATCCTTTAAAGGTGGTCCCGTCGGCTAATAATAACACGGCGGGCAAATGTTGAATTACTTTGCTCATTGGGTTGCAAAATTAAACCAAATCTATCCCCCATTTTATGATGTTCAAAACAAATGTAAAGTTTATTATAACCCTTACTATCAATAAACAACACTTTTACATTTTACTAAATGTCATAAAGCACTTACCTTTGATGCAAACTTTTTTATCCTATCCTATAAATGATTCTCTATGTAGGGAACTATATATCAAAACACGGCACCACGCCAACATTCAATGAGTTCTTATCGGACAAGTTGGGCGAAACCTATAAGGTTTATAAAAGCTCTGACCAAAAAAATAAGTATTTGAGGATGATAGCCATGTGTTGGTCAGTGTTCAAATACTCTCACAAAGTGAAAGTGGTAATGGTAGACTCATTTAGCACACAAGCATTTTGGTTTGCTTTTGGTGTGGCATTAATGTGCCGCATTAACCGTATACCTTATATACCCATTATTCGTGGTGGCATGTTTGAAGATCGGTTAAAACGCAACCCCAGAATCGCACGGTGGATATTGAAAAACTCAGCAGCCAATCTTAGCCCATCCCATTTTATGGAGGATATATTAAAGAGCAAAAATTTTGCAGTTACCTATATCCCAAACTATTTGGACGTGAACAACTACGAGTTTTACAAAAGGGATAAATTTGAATTGAAACTACTTTGGGTACGTTCGCTTCACGAAGTATATAATCCAGTTTTGGCTGTTGATATATTACATACTCTTAAGCAGAAATATAAAAACGTAAGTCTTTGCATGATTGGCCCTGATAAAGATGGGTCGAAGAAGCAGATAGAGGAACAAGCCATTAAGCTGAATG from Bacteroidota bacterium carries:
- the gatC gene encoding Asp-tRNA(Asn)/Glu-tRNA(Gln) amidotransferase subunit GatC; amino-acid sequence: MKITDETIDKLAHLARLEFNGVDKENIKKDLSQITAFCEKLNEIDTTGVEPLIYMSDETNVLREDIIIEEISHVEALKNAPKKDSDYFRVPKFLEK
- a CDS encoding iron-sulfur cluster assembly accessory protein, whose product is MDTDTIKKAPVIITEGAIEQLNKLKSENKVGEDQGLRIGVKGGGCSGMSYLLAFDQQTAADTIYEMAGLKVLMDRSHEMYVIGMEIDWQDGLNSRGFTFTNPNAKSTCGCGTSFSA
- the carA gene encoding glutamine-hydrolyzing carbamoyl-phosphate synthase small subunit encodes the protein MSKVIQHLPAVLLLADGTTFKGFAIGKTGTTTGEICFNTSMTGYQEIFTDPSYYKQILVSTNVHVGNYGIADKEIESDTIKIAGLVCRNFNIPYARKLADQNIQDYFADNNLVGISGIDTRSLVNYIRNKGAMNAIISSEESDANKLMEQLKAVPDMNGLELSSMVTTSKPYFVGDETSNMRIALLDLGVKQNIIRSLTSRGCYVGVFPAKTSFEEMMKWNPKGFQISNGPGDPSAMPYAVKTVKQILSAGIPLFGICLGHQILAEAAGVKTFKMFNGHRGGNHPVKNIETGKCEITSQNHGFSVIAEDVAANDNIKVTHVNLNDHTIEGIRLVNNKAFSVQYHPEANPGPHDSRYLFDDFVTMVQGTF
- a CDS encoding glycosyltransferase family 4 protein; its protein translation is MILYVGNYISKHGTTPTFNEFLSDKLGETYKVYKSSDQKNKYLRMIAMCWSVFKYSHKVKVVMVDSFSTQAFWFAFGVALMCRINRIPYIPIIRGGMFEDRLKRNPRIARWILKNSAANLSPSHFMEDILKSKNFAVTYIPNYLDVNNYEFYKRDKFELKLLWVRSLHEVYNPVLAVDILHTLKQKYKNVSLCMIGPDKDGSKKQIEEQAIKLNVRDAITLTGKMNKDEWRGESKNYDIFINTTNVDNQPLTVTEAMALGLPVISTAIGGNKYFIREGENGFLVPVGDKDAFVEKIEYILNNQEKVKAICQTARHDAEQFEWDKVKPLYDKLFAEVIKK